A window of Rattus norvegicus strain BN/NHsdMcwi chromosome 14, GRCr8, whole genome shotgun sequence contains these coding sequences:
- the Lrrc8c gene encoding volume-regulated anion channel subunit LRRC8C isoform X1, which yields MIPVTEFRQFSEQQPAFRVLKPWWDVFTDYLSVAMLMIGVFGCTLQVMQDKIICLPKRVQPAQNHSSLSNVSQTVINTTPLPPPKPSPTNPATVEMKGLKTDLDLQQYSFINQMCYERALHWYAKYFPYLVLIHTLVFMLCSNFWFKFPGSSSKIEHFISILGKCFDSPWTTRALSEVSGEDSEEKDNRKNNMNRSNTIQSGPEGSLVKSQSLKSIPEKFVVDKSTAGALDKKEGEQAKALFEKVKKFRLHVEEGDILYAMYVRQTVLKVIKFLIIIAYNSALVSKVQFTVDCNVDIQDMTGYKNFSCNHTMAHLFSKLSFCYLCFVSIYGLTCLYTLYWLFYRSLREYSFEYVRQETGIDDIPDVKNDFAFMLHMIDQYDPLYSKRFAVFLSEVSENKLKQLNLNNEWTPDKLRQKLQTNAHNRLELPLIMLSGLPDTVFEITELQSLKLEIIKNVMIPATIAQLDNLQELSLHQCSVKIHSAALSFLKENLKVLSVKFDDMRELPPWMYGLRNLEELYLVGSLSHDISKNVTLESLRDLKSLKILSIKSNVSKIPQAVVDVSSHLQKMCIHNDGTKLVMLNNLKKMTNLTELELVHCDLERIPHAVFSLLSLQELDLKENNLKSIEEIVSFQHLRKLTVLKLWYNSIAYIPEHIKKLTSLERLFFSHNKVEVLPSHLFLCNKIRYLDLSYNDIRFIPPEIGVLQSLQYFSITCNKVESLPDELYFCKKLKTLKIGKNSLSVLSPKIGNLLFLSYLDIKGNHFEVLPPELGDCRALKRAGLVVEDALFETLPSDVREQMKAD from the coding sequence gTCATGCAAGACAAGATCATCTGCCTCCCAAAAAGAGTGCAGCCTGCTCAGAACCACTCTTCCCTCTCCAACGTCTCCCAGACTGTGATCAATACCACCCCGCTGCCCCCACCTAAACCCTCTCCGACCAACCCGGCGACCGTGGAGATGAAGGGACTGAAGACAGACCTGGACCTCCAGCAGTACAGTTTCATCAACCAGATGTGCTACGAGCGAGCCCTCCACTGGTATGCCAAGTACTTCCCGTACCTTGTGctcatccacaccctggtcttcatgCTCTGCAGCAACTTCTGGTTCAAGTTCCCTGGATCTAGTTCcaaaatagaacatttcatctccATCCTGGGGAAGTGCTTCGACTCCCCGTGGACCACTCGGGCTCTCTCCGAGGTGTCTGGCGAGGACTCCGAAGAGAAGgacaataggaagaacaacatgaACAGGTCCAACACCATCCAGTCCGGTCCGGAAGGCAGCCTGGTCAAGTCCCAGTCTCTCAAGTCAATTCCCGAGAAGTTCGTGGTTGACAAATCCACTGCGGGGGctctggacaagaaggaaggtgAACAGGCCAAGGCCTTGTTCGAGAAGGTTAAGAAGTTCAGACTGCACGTGGAGGAAGGTGACATCCTGTATGCCATGTATGTGCGGCAGACTGTGCTTAAGGTCATCAAGTTCCTGATCATCATCGCCTACAACAGTGCTCTGGTTTCCAAAGTCCAGTTCACCGTGGACTGCAATGTGGACATCCAGGACATGACGGGCTATAAGAACTTTTCCTGCAATCACACCATGGCTCATTTGTTCTCCAAACTCTCCTTTTGCTACCTGTGCTTTGTAAGCATCTACGGCCTGACGTGCCTTTATACCTTGTACTGGCTGTTCTACCGTTCTCTGAGGGAGTACTCTTTTGAGTATGTCCGGCAGGAGACTGGAATCGATGACATTCCGGACGTGAAAAATGACTTTGCCTTTATGCTCCATATGATAGACCAGTATGACCCTCTCTATTCCAAGAGGTTTGCGGTGTTCCTCTCTGAGGTCAGCGAGAACAAGTTAAAGCAGCTCAACTTAAATAACGAGTGGACCCCCGACAAGCTGCGGCAGAAGCTGCAGACGAATGCCCACAACCGCCTGGAGCTGCCTCTCATCATGCTGTCTGGCCTCCCAGACACCGTGTTCGAGATCACGGAGTTACAGTCCCTGAAGCTGGAGATCATTAAGAACGTCATGATACCCGCCACCATCGCCCAGCTAGACAACCTTCAGGAGCTCTCCCTCCACCAGTGCTCCGTCAAGATCCACAGTGCGGCACTCTCCTTCCTGAAGGAGAATCTCAAGGTCTTGAGCGTCAAGTTCGATGACATGAGGGAGCTGCCCCCCTGGATGTACGGCCTCCGGAATCTGGAAGAGCTCTATCTGGTTGGCTCTCTGAGTCACGACATCTCCAAAAACGTCACCCTGGAGTCCCTGCGGGACCTCAAAAGCCTTAAAATCCTTTCCATCAAGAGCAACGTCTCCAAGATCCCTCAGGCCGTGGTGGATGTGTCCAGCCACCTCCAGAAGATGTGCATTCACAACGACGGCACCAAGCTGGTAATGCTCAACAACCTGAAGAAGATGACCAACCTGACCGAGCTGGAACTGGTCCACTGCGACCTGGAACGCATTCCCCACGCCGTGTTCAGCCTGCTCAGTCTCCAGGAGCTGGACCTGAAGGAGAACAACCTGAAGTCCATAGAGGAGATCGTGAGTTTCCAGCACTTGAGAAAGCTAACCGTGCTCAAACTGTGGTATAACAGCATCGCTTACATCCCAGAGCACATCAAGAAACTGACCAGCCTGGAGCGACTGTTTTTCAGCCACAATAAGGTAGAAGTGcttccctcccacctcttccTGTGCAACAAAATCAGATACCTGGACCTGTCCTATAACGACATTCGCTTCATCCCGCCCGAAATCGGGGTTCTGCAAAGTTTACAGTATTTCTCCATCACCTGTAACAAAGTGGAGAGCCTCCCGGATGAACTCTACTTCTgcaagaaacttaaaacattgaAGATCGGGAAAAACAGCCTCTCTGTACTTTCACCAAAAATTGGAAACTTACTATTTCTTTCCTACTTAGACATCAAAGGCAATCACTTTGAAGTCCTCCCTCCCGAGCTGGGAGACTGCCGGGCTCTGAAACGAGCCGGGCTGGTTGTGGAAGACGCTCTGTTTGAGACTCTGCCCTCAGATGTCCGGGAGCAAATGAAAGCAGACTAA